In one window of Candidatus Methanoplasma cognatum DNA:
- the acnA gene encoding aconitate hydratase AcnA: MSDISGCTKELMTDEGNITIYSLRELERQGVIKDLGKMPYSIKVITESMLRNQDGEVITGDDVKAIASWDPKGNAGRDIPWMPARVLLQDLTGGAAVTDLASMREAVSMMGKDPESINPLVPVDLVIDHSIQTDFAGRGDAQDLNEELEFRRNSERYALFKWAQKAFRNFRAVPPGNGICHQVNLEYLSPLIHVKKENGVLTAYPDSCFGTDSHTTQINGLGVAGWGVGGIEAEAVMVGQPSYMEIPEVIGFRLTGRLSPGVNATDLVLTVVQMLRKKKVVGKFVEFFGPGYQNLCLADRSTIANMAPEYGATMGYCPIDSKTIEYLRLTGRDPKHIDAVEKYAKEQTLWYEGEPEYTDTLELDLSTVRPCLAGYKRPQDRILLQDMKKEFAEVLKAFDIKEQRIPSGERMGDGSLAIASITSCTNTANPSVMIAAGLVAKKASELGLRPKRYVKTSLAPGSKAVTEYLRNSGLQEHLDAMGFQCCGYGCMTCIGNSGPLPDAVAKEITSSDLAVAAIASSNRNFEGRIHPLVKANYLASPPLVVAFAIAGRVDIDMENEPLASVKGKDIFLRDIWPADEEILALTEKYVTGETFSSQYRDIFKGSARWEDVESRDSPLFDWDESSTYIRNPPFFDELFEEPEIRSIKGARCLAMLGDSITTDHISPAGSFDSGSDAGRYLISLGVKEKDFNSYGSRRANHEVMVRGTFANIRLKNQLTPGTEGSSSKYFPENRDDTIFEVSRSYYEDMTPLIILAGKEYGTGSSRDWAAKGPNLLGIKAVIAESFERIHRSNLVGMGIVPLQYLEGQNAGTLKLNGSEVFDIDLDEIEPKGAVRVTAYRDGKKLEFDTICRADVPIEVEYIANGGILQYVLRNMTG; this comes from the coding sequence ATGTCGGATATAAGCGGCTGCACCAAAGAACTGATGACGGACGAGGGCAACATCACAATATACAGCCTCAGGGAACTGGAGAGGCAGGGTGTGATAAAGGACCTCGGGAAGATGCCGTATTCCATAAAAGTGATAACGGAGTCGATGCTCAGGAATCAGGACGGAGAGGTGATCACCGGTGACGACGTAAAAGCGATAGCGTCATGGGATCCAAAAGGGAACGCCGGCCGCGACATACCGTGGATGCCGGCAAGGGTGCTGCTCCAGGACCTTACCGGAGGCGCAGCGGTGACAGATCTGGCGTCTATGAGGGAAGCGGTTTCCATGATGGGGAAAGACCCGGAATCGATCAACCCCCTGGTGCCTGTGGACCTGGTTATAGATCACTCGATACAGACAGATTTCGCAGGCAGAGGGGACGCTCAGGACCTGAACGAGGAGCTCGAGTTCAGAAGGAACAGCGAGAGGTACGCCCTGTTCAAATGGGCGCAGAAGGCGTTCAGGAACTTCAGGGCGGTCCCGCCGGGGAACGGAATATGCCATCAGGTGAACCTGGAGTATCTTTCTCCGCTCATACATGTAAAAAAGGAGAACGGCGTGCTGACGGCATACCCCGACTCTTGCTTCGGGACCGACTCCCACACGACACAGATCAACGGTCTGGGAGTGGCGGGATGGGGCGTAGGGGGGATAGAGGCGGAGGCCGTGATGGTCGGCCAGCCCAGCTATATGGAGATCCCGGAGGTCATAGGCTTCAGGCTGACCGGTAGACTTTCCCCAGGGGTGAACGCAACGGATCTTGTGCTCACCGTTGTCCAAATGCTCAGGAAGAAGAAGGTCGTGGGGAAGTTCGTCGAGTTCTTCGGACCGGGATATCAGAACCTGTGCCTTGCGGACAGATCCACAATAGCCAACATGGCCCCTGAGTACGGCGCGACGATGGGATACTGCCCCATAGACAGCAAGACCATCGAATATCTGAGGCTCACGGGAAGGGACCCGAAGCACATAGACGCCGTGGAGAAGTATGCGAAAGAACAGACCCTCTGGTACGAGGGGGAGCCGGAATACACAGACACGCTGGAACTTGATCTGTCCACAGTAAGGCCGTGTCTCGCGGGATACAAAAGACCGCAGGACCGCATTCTTCTTCAGGATATGAAAAAGGAGTTCGCCGAGGTCCTGAAAGCGTTTGATATCAAAGAACAGAGGATACCGTCGGGAGAGAGGATGGGCGACGGTTCGCTGGCGATAGCGTCGATCACGTCCTGCACGAACACAGCAAATCCGTCAGTGATGATAGCCGCCGGACTTGTAGCAAAGAAAGCCAGCGAGCTCGGGCTTAGGCCGAAAAGATATGTCAAAACATCGCTTGCCCCCGGCTCAAAGGCCGTCACAGAATACTTGAGGAACTCCGGACTGCAGGAGCATCTTGATGCCATGGGTTTCCAATGCTGCGGATACGGGTGCATGACCTGCATCGGGAACAGCGGACCGCTCCCGGACGCGGTCGCCAAGGAGATAACATCCAGTGATCTGGCTGTAGCGGCGATAGCCTCAAGCAACAGGAACTTTGAAGGGAGGATACACCCGCTGGTGAAAGCGAATTACCTGGCGTCCCCGCCGTTGGTGGTGGCGTTCGCGATCGCGGGACGTGTGGATATTGATATGGAGAACGAACCTCTTGCATCCGTTAAAGGCAAGGACATATTCCTCAGGGACATCTGGCCCGCCGACGAGGAGATCCTGGCACTTACAGAAAAATACGTCACCGGCGAAACTTTCTCATCACAGTACAGGGACATATTCAAAGGGTCCGCAAGATGGGAGGATGTCGAAAGCAGGGACTCTCCCTTATTTGACTGGGATGAGAGTTCCACTTACATCAGGAACCCGCCCTTCTTCGACGAACTGTTCGAAGAACCGGAGATCAGGAGCATAAAGGGGGCGAGGTGTCTCGCAATGCTGGGGGATTCGATAACCACAGACCACATCTCTCCGGCCGGTTCGTTCGATTCCGGATCGGACGCCGGAAGGTATCTGATATCTTTGGGAGTGAAGGAAAAGGATTTCAACTCGTACGGTTCGAGAAGGGCTAACCATGAGGTCATGGTAAGGGGAACGTTTGCCAACATCAGGCTGAAGAACCAGCTGACGCCTGGGACGGAGGGAAGCTCGTCCAAGTATTTCCCGGAGAACAGAGACGACACGATCTTCGAAGTATCCAGATCGTATTATGAGGACATGACGCCTCTTATCATACTTGCCGGAAAGGAATACGGCACCGGAAGTTCTAGGGACTGGGCGGCAAAGGGCCCGAACCTCCTTGGGATAAAGGCAGTGATCGCAGAATCGTTCGAAAGGATACACAGGTCGAACCTTGTGGGAATGGGGATAGTCCCGCTGCAGTATCTGGAAGGGCAGAACGCTGGCACATTGAAGCTGAACGGCTCGGAAGTGTTCGATATCGATCTGGATGAGATCGAACCTAAAGGAGCTGTAAGAGTAACAGCATACAGGGACGGCAAGAAACTGGAGTTCGACACCATATGCAGAGCGGATGTTCCTATCGAGGTCGAATACATCGCGAACGGCGGGATACTCCAGTATGTGCTTAGGAACATGACCGGGTAA